Proteins encoded within one genomic window of Litoribacterium kuwaitense:
- a CDS encoding GrpB family protein has protein sequence MEQVEFFESSLFSADVEKTFQVHKKMIKEYLPEADVQHVGSTAIPNSLTKGDLDIQVRVTSEHFSKAVQILSSLYESNDGSVKTDCFRAFKNDLTNPPLGIQLTVIGSEYDFFWKFRDVLLLNEVYRIEYDDLKREFEGKDMDEYRNHKNIFFNKLMNTPEFKKL, from the coding sequence ATGGAACAAGTTGAATTTTTTGAAAGTAGTCTTTTTTCGGCAGATGTAGAGAAAACTTTTCAAGTACATAAAAAGATGATTAAAGAATATCTTCCAGAAGCCGATGTTCAGCACGTTGGAAGTACTGCGATACCTAACAGTTTGACCAAAGGTGATTTGGATATACAAGTACGTGTCACATCTGAACACTTCTCAAAGGCAGTACAGATACTTTCATCGTTGTATGAAAGTAATGACGGTAGTGTGAAAACGGATTGTTTTAGAGCCTTCAAAAATGATTTGACCAATCCTCCTTTAGGAATTCAATTGACAGTAATCGGCTCTGAATATGATTTCTTTTGGAAATTTCGGGATGTTTTATTACTTAATGAAGTTTATAGAATCGAATATGATGACTTAAAGAGGGAATTTGAAGGAAAAGATATGGATGAGTATAGGAATCATAAAAATATTTTTTTTAATAAACTAATGAATACTCCCGAATTTAAAAAGCTTTAA
- a CDS encoding DUF5068 domain-containing protein produces the protein MRKSIYLLFTALFLTIVISGCGSETNNESESTDTNEETEQQEDTENETDESDSDSDHTESEEAEEATASDNSSSGSFADAISFMEEQTEGTASVMFESAEPQSHDMEGVTVTLDEYALVELTDFHTDFSIKFDDQTNGGVILAKYTVNNGTDSDAYYMPMLDASYVGGDQFVGNYKDLLPEEEQLPTKLSPSNDYLIKAGEEVTGYYAYPFGEEQLNTIMSQGSIDIQVTEPQSDKDDFGSVFGEKGLFTISLDQASADKAEATASEGFYADRITSQNMGEKTMITNKEGIGDSQTIGDFTVALDGYQFTDFTPNEDEAPRFESFNNGIVLLTVKFNIDNQSDTEVAHSSLTSKLTMNDGSQYTLNEGMLMPYSNDKMIEPGSSGELLQVYPLDKEQYDKIWKDKAFEVELGPMKDKEANDISKGKTATFTLPK, from the coding sequence ATGCGCAAATCCATTTATCTGCTCTTCACCGCACTATTCTTGACGATCGTCATCAGTGGTTGCGGAAGTGAAACAAATAATGAGAGCGAGTCTACAGACACAAACGAAGAAACGGAACAGCAAGAAGATACAGAAAATGAAACCGACGAAAGCGATTCGGATTCAGATCATACAGAGTCAGAGGAAGCTGAAGAAGCAACCGCTTCCGACAATTCGAGCTCAGGTAGCTTTGCCGATGCCATCAGCTTTATGGAAGAACAAACTGAAGGTACAGCAAGCGTCATGTTTGAAAGTGCTGAACCACAATCCCATGACATGGAAGGTGTAACAGTCACTTTAGACGAATATGCCCTCGTCGAATTAACGGATTTCCATACGGACTTCAGTATTAAGTTTGACGACCAGACGAATGGCGGCGTGATTTTAGCGAAATATACCGTAAACAACGGTACCGACAGTGATGCTTATTACATGCCGATGCTTGACGCTTCTTACGTCGGCGGAGATCAGTTTGTTGGCAACTATAAAGATCTCCTTCCTGAAGAAGAACAGCTACCGACGAAGCTCTCACCGTCCAATGATTACTTAATCAAAGCCGGTGAGGAAGTCACTGGATACTACGCTTATCCATTTGGGGAAGAGCAATTGAACACAATAATGAGTCAAGGCAGCATCGATATTCAAGTCACTGAACCCCAGTCCGATAAAGACGATTTTGGATCTGTCTTCGGAGAAAAAGGTCTCTTTACCATTAGCCTTGACCAAGCAAGTGCAGACAAAGCCGAAGCAACAGCGAGTGAAGGCTTCTATGCTGACCGAATCACGTCCCAAAATATGGGCGAAAAAACGATGATTACCAACAAAGAAGGTATCGGTGACAGCCAAACCATCGGTGATTTCACTGTCGCATTAGACGGATATCAATTTACTGACTTCACACCGAACGAAGACGAAGCGCCACGCTTTGAGTCGTTTAACAATGGCATCGTCCTCTTAACGGTGAAATTTAATATTGATAACCAAAGCGACACAGAAGTCGCACATTCTTCTCTGACGTCTAAGCTCACAATGAACGACGGCTCGCAATATACGTTAAATGAAGGCATGCTTATGCCGTATTCCAACGATAAAATGATTGAGCCAGGTTCATCTGGTGAATTGCTCCAAGTGTACCCACTGGACAAAGAGCAATACGATAAAATTTGGAAAGACAAAGCCTTTGAAGTCGAGCTTGGACCGATGAAAGACAAAGAAGCAAATGACATTTCTAAAGGTAAAACAGCAACGTTTACATTGCCGAAGTAA
- a CDS encoding TetR/AcrR family transcriptional regulator: MKTNKQSNKDHVIHTAAELFMKHGYHVTSMDEVVKVSQVSKSNIYYHFKTKEKLAVGVLQWRMSQYEQQFIDIVTASHQTFHEKLEKVFDDIVNPMGAKGGCPFISLYLQAAEQSEEIRSLVSRFLHEQIPLTERLLQEAIDNRQLNNHINIQKTAKLIVSSIEGALMMAAITNDPCYIADCKDSLLFFME, encoded by the coding sequence ATGAAAACGAATAAACAATCAAACAAAGATCACGTCATTCACACTGCCGCTGAGTTATTTATGAAACATGGTTACCATGTGACAAGCATGGATGAAGTCGTGAAAGTCAGTCAGGTGTCTAAGTCAAATATCTACTATCACTTCAAAACAAAAGAAAAGCTGGCTGTTGGAGTATTACAATGGCGCATGTCCCAATATGAACAACAATTTATCGACATTGTCACCGCATCCCACCAAACGTTTCATGAGAAATTAGAAAAAGTGTTTGATGACATTGTGAATCCAATGGGGGCAAAAGGAGGATGCCCGTTCATTTCGCTGTATCTTCAAGCTGCCGAACAGTCTGAAGAAATTAGGTCACTCGTCAGCCGTTTTTTACACGAGCAAATTCCATTGACAGAAAGGTTATTACAAGAAGCAATCGACAACAGGCAATTAAACAATCATATCAACATACAAAAAACAGCAAAGCTCATTGTCTCAAGCATTGAAGGTGCCCTAATGATGGCAGCCATTACGAATGACCCTTGCTATATTGCCGACTGCAAAGACTCATTACTGTTCTTCATGGAATAA
- a CDS encoding alpha/beta fold hydrolase has protein sequence MANIFMTGATGFIGYEVLQELLKGDHTIYALVRSLREFDVLKGKLPSGRGQVLPVIGDLQKEALGINDLGMLRDVDTIIHAGGPMDIGMDMQTAKTSFLHGANEMMKVSDDLVQHGSLRHFIHVVGYKSPFNEDNWREGQQQWTEENFLPLEEPYERMKFLADLVVRQRAEKLRLLLSVVNPSTVIGDKRTGETEQTSGLGMLVEGVRKKQMLFVPGGHAYRLPLVTKTDLALLIAHLVTTQPANSDTYYVLASKAHSPNNQELISSIAKELRTLQPIGKLSIRFLERLVNAGIGNKLGIPKGSLNFFVNEEFSTASVQRFRAEPFAVKDILPYVIADIDFRLSHPNHHSPLQRNRRGKLATIENILPDAKQTVLLIHGLFSSADMWTPIIKDMPHVNSIAVDLPGFGRSPYHHQQDALQGMVDAIIEIIQELNTPVTLIGHSIGGFIAARVHEKMPHHIKRLILLQPTLQKAANKTPYYQSPGLLALGLGFMKDKQIKNVLVKQHSFKNTADIPEEYVQFVRQDLQSSRMRKTTAEMIALLHQTKTFAKGVQLDKDKTSIIWGEFDQTYSIEGFRDQANVTLLPLFHSFPISQPKETAARLKDFI, from the coding sequence ATGGCAAATATTTTTATGACCGGTGCAACAGGATTTATTGGCTATGAAGTTTTACAAGAACTACTTAAAGGCGATCATACAATTTACGCTCTAGTTCGGTCTCTTCGGGAGTTTGATGTTCTCAAAGGAAAATTGCCAAGTGGGCGCGGGCAAGTGCTCCCAGTGATAGGCGATTTACAAAAAGAGGCCCTAGGGATCAATGACCTCGGGATGCTACGTGACGTTGACACTATTATTCACGCGGGTGGGCCAATGGATATTGGCATGGATATGCAAACGGCTAAAACCTCATTCCTTCACGGAGCAAATGAAATGATGAAGGTCTCTGACGATCTTGTACAGCACGGGTCTCTTCGGCATTTTATTCATGTCGTCGGATACAAAAGCCCGTTTAATGAGGACAATTGGCGCGAAGGTCAGCAGCAGTGGACAGAGGAAAACTTTCTACCCTTAGAAGAGCCTTATGAACGAATGAAATTTTTAGCGGATTTAGTGGTACGGCAGCGAGCAGAAAAACTGCGGCTTCTCCTCTCCGTCGTCAACCCTTCAACTGTTATTGGTGACAAGCGTACAGGTGAAACAGAACAAACGAGTGGGCTTGGGATGCTTGTCGAGGGGGTACGGAAAAAACAAATGCTCTTCGTCCCGGGAGGACATGCGTACCGGCTTCCTTTAGTTACAAAGACCGATCTCGCATTATTGATCGCTCATCTTGTAACGACACAGCCAGCAAACAGTGATACATACTATGTATTGGCCAGCAAAGCTCATAGCCCTAATAATCAAGAACTCATTTCATCAATCGCCAAAGAGCTCCGAACGTTACAGCCAATAGGAAAACTATCGATTCGCTTCTTAGAAAGATTAGTGAACGCAGGGATAGGGAATAAACTAGGTATTCCAAAAGGGTCGTTAAATTTTTTTGTGAATGAAGAGTTTTCAACAGCTTCCGTGCAACGGTTTAGAGCAGAACCGTTTGCGGTCAAAGATATTTTGCCATACGTTATTGCAGACATCGACTTTCGTCTTTCTCATCCGAATCATCATTCTCCGCTGCAACGAAACCGAAGAGGAAAACTCGCTACAATTGAAAATATATTACCCGATGCAAAACAAACCGTTCTGTTGATTCACGGATTATTCAGCAGTGCCGACATGTGGACGCCCATCATCAAGGACATGCCCCACGTAAACTCGATCGCTGTTGACCTACCCGGATTTGGCCGATCACCTTACCACCACCAGCAAGACGCCTTACAGGGCATGGTGGATGCCATCATCGAGATCATTCAAGAACTCAATACCCCGGTGACGCTGATTGGCCATTCAATTGGCGGTTTTATCGCAGCTCGAGTACATGAAAAAATGCCACATCATATCAAACGGCTTATTTTATTGCAGCCTACGCTCCAAAAGGCAGCAAACAAGACGCCTTATTATCAATCGCCAGGACTTCTCGCACTCGGCCTTGGCTTTATGAAAGACAAGCAAATAAAAAACGTGCTTGTCAAACAACATTCGTTTAAAAATACTGCTGACATCCCCGAAGAATATGTGCAATTCGTTCGGCAAGACTTACAATCTTCAAGAATGAGGAAAACAACTGCTGAGATGATCGCTCTGCTCCATCAAACAAAAACGTTTGCAAAAGGTGTTCAATTGGACAAAGACAAAACATCCATCATTTGGGGAGAGTTTGATCAAACGTATTCCATCGAAGGGTTTCGAGATCAAGCAAACGTCACCTTATTACCGCTATTCCATTCTTTTCCGATCTCGCAACCGAAAGAAACCGCCGCTCGACTTAAAGACTTTATTTAA
- a CDS encoding TetR/AcrR family transcriptional regulator: protein MEETKVDPRVQRTRRLIMDAFIELSGEKEFRDITVKDITTEAMINRATFYYHFADIYDLLEKALSEVLLVNLNGADFADRALNAETLTAMFVAITNFQKSLSNRCHRGYEETIARIIREQLEVILFDILKRQYSDDEEALNTLAVVLSWGLYGASVKWKQESTLQPEAYIQSVLPFLTKGIGSDH from the coding sequence ATGGAAGAAACGAAGGTCGACCCGCGCGTCCAGCGCACACGAAGACTCATTATGGATGCGTTTATTGAGCTGTCCGGAGAGAAAGAATTTAGAGATATTACAGTGAAAGATATTACAACTGAGGCCATGATTAACCGTGCAACGTTTTACTATCATTTTGCCGATATTTACGACCTTTTGGAAAAAGCATTGTCTGAGGTCTTACTTGTCAATTTGAACGGTGCTGACTTTGCCGATAGAGCATTGAATGCAGAAACGCTGACAGCAATGTTTGTCGCGATCACCAACTTTCAAAAGTCGTTGTCCAATCGGTGTCATCGCGGTTATGAAGAAACGATCGCCCGCATCATCCGTGAGCAATTAGAAGTCATTCTATTTGATATACTGAAAAGGCAATATTCCGATGATGAAGAAGCGCTGAACACACTTGCTGTTGTGCTGAGCTGGGGGCTTTACGGCGCTTCAGTTAAATGGAAACAGGAGAGCACCTTACAGCCGGAAGCGTATATTCAATCGGTATTACCATTTCTTACAAAAGGAATTGGTTCGGATCACTAG
- a CDS encoding NADPH-dependent FMN reductase, translating to MIKIGIITGSTRDARVNLQVAEWVKSIGDKRSDAQVEVVDIKDYQLPPYNEPMPALFSQGFKAPEAKAWSEKINELDGFVFVTPEYNRGITSALKDAIDYLYTEWNNKAAGIVSYGSSGGVTAAQSLRLILTVPQIATVGTQPALNLFTDFVEMTTFQPADFHEETVQTMLNQVVAWSTALKTIR from the coding sequence ATGATCAAGATCGGAATTATTACTGGCAGTACACGAGATGCAAGGGTCAATCTTCAAGTCGCTGAGTGGGTCAAATCGATTGGAGACAAACGATCCGATGCTCAAGTTGAGGTTGTTGACATTAAAGATTATCAATTGCCTCCATACAATGAGCCAATGCCTGCTTTATTTTCACAAGGTTTCAAAGCACCGGAAGCGAAAGCTTGGTCGGAAAAAATAAATGAACTCGACGGATTTGTGTTTGTGACACCGGAATATAACCGCGGGATTACCTCAGCGCTAAAAGATGCCATTGATTACCTTTATACCGAGTGGAACAATAAAGCCGCTGGTATTGTGAGCTACGGTTCTTCAGGAGGAGTGACCGCGGCGCAATCGTTACGATTGATCCTAACTGTTCCTCAAATCGCGACTGTCGGAACGCAGCCGGCCTTAAACTTATTTACGGATTTTGTAGAGATGACGACCTTTCAGCCAGCAGACTTTCACGAAGAAACCGTACAAACGATGCTCAACCAAGTCGTGGCGTGGTCGACTGCTCTCAAAACCATTCGCTAA
- a CDS encoding DsbA family protein, with protein sequence MTNKNMMCDLETGVCGPADEEGMQMIDFNEPVKTIDLYYVTDPICSHCWALEPVLRRFTAQYGHYVNVHTVMGGLLEKWSDTPVDRANGISKPADVAAHWREVGEHSRMPIDGGLWYDDPVQSSFPPSRVYKVIQSEHGAEQADAFLRRLREELFAFNNNVIHFNKMKDLVDQLGLDGEAMITASEAEKAHRLLDEDFALRGKLGARGFPTVVMMNEHKQGVKIVGARSLENYVDGLKQIMNTEALEPKLQPMLSDLLKKEKRLFAKEIEVMYDIQPSEVKKLIEKELTPHTYHVGDILGEIYVSEAE encoded by the coding sequence ATGACAAATAAGAACATGATGTGTGACCTTGAAACAGGGGTTTGTGGTCCAGCTGATGAGGAAGGGATGCAGATGATCGATTTCAATGAGCCGGTAAAAACGATCGACCTTTATTACGTCACTGACCCGATCTGTTCTCATTGTTGGGCACTGGAGCCTGTCCTACGTCGGTTTACAGCGCAATACGGTCATTATGTGAATGTCCACACCGTGATGGGCGGCTTGCTGGAAAAGTGGAGTGATACGCCTGTCGACCGGGCCAATGGCATTTCCAAGCCAGCAGACGTTGCGGCACATTGGCGTGAGGTGGGCGAGCATAGCCGCATGCCAATTGACGGGGGCTTATGGTATGACGATCCAGTACAATCATCCTTCCCCCCTTCACGTGTATATAAAGTGATTCAAAGCGAACACGGCGCCGAGCAAGCTGATGCCTTTTTACGACGTCTGCGCGAGGAGCTGTTTGCCTTTAACAACAACGTTATTCATTTTAACAAAATGAAAGATCTCGTAGATCAGCTCGGACTCGACGGAGAAGCGATGATCACTGCGTCTGAAGCCGAAAAAGCCCATCGTCTGCTCGATGAAGATTTCGCACTTCGGGGAAAACTCGGGGCACGAGGTTTTCCAACGGTTGTCATGATGAATGAGCACAAGCAAGGTGTAAAGATTGTCGGAGCTCGCTCCCTAGAGAACTATGTGGATGGCCTAAAGCAAATCATGAACACCGAAGCGCTTGAGCCGAAGCTGCAGCCAATGCTGTCCGATCTGTTAAAGAAGGAGAAACGGTTGTTTGCGAAAGAGATTGAAGTGATGTATGACATCCAGCCGAGCGAGGTTAAAAAGTTGATAGAGAAAGAGCTCACACCGCATACGTATCACGTCGGAGACATTCTTGGTGAAATATACGTGAGTGAAGCCGAATAA
- a CDS encoding NAD(P)/FAD-dependent oxidoreductase, whose product MIKKHDEEVYDMIIVGSGPAGLFAAFYAGLREMSVKIIESQPRLGGKVHVYPEKMIWDIGGLTPVTGQQLIEQMIEQGLTFNPTVSLSETVTQIDKNDAGVFQIETSQNNVHYAKTLMLAVGGGILDPIKLELEGADAYEHGNLYYSVKKMQAFKDKRVLISGGSGSAVDWANMLAPIAKQVTLIYRGDALKAHEADITKLGKNGVEFLTHTEIVECVGEGQHIHAATLLNSQTEETTSIAVDAVLVNHGYKRDQTLLRESQLDIDLKDGYFIQGTPNGESSIPGLYGAGDILSHEGKLNLIAGAYQDAVNAVNCAKQYLDPEANQRGLVSSHNHIFAEKNKKYLYGALAE is encoded by the coding sequence ATGATAAAAAAGCACGATGAAGAAGTGTATGACATGATCATTGTCGGGAGCGGTCCGGCGGGATTATTTGCTGCGTTTTATGCAGGGCTGCGTGAAATGAGCGTGAAAATTATCGAAAGTCAGCCACGACTCGGGGGAAAGGTGCATGTGTATCCTGAGAAGATGATTTGGGATATCGGCGGGCTTACGCCTGTGACAGGGCAGCAGCTGATTGAGCAAATGATCGAGCAAGGGTTGACGTTTAATCCCACTGTGTCATTAAGCGAGACCGTGACTCAAATTGATAAAAATGACGCTGGGGTCTTTCAAATAGAAACAAGTCAAAATAACGTCCACTATGCCAAAACGTTAATGCTTGCCGTTGGCGGTGGAATTCTCGACCCCATAAAGCTGGAGCTGGAAGGTGCTGACGCTTATGAACACGGTAATTTATATTATAGCGTCAAGAAAATGCAAGCGTTTAAAGACAAGCGTGTACTGATTTCAGGCGGTAGCGGTTCAGCTGTCGATTGGGCGAATATGCTTGCGCCGATTGCGAAGCAAGTGACGCTCATTTATCGGGGAGATGCATTGAAGGCACATGAGGCCGATATTACGAAGCTAGGCAAAAACGGGGTTGAGTTCTTGACCCATACAGAGATCGTAGAATGTGTTGGAGAAGGTCAGCACATTCATGCGGCGACATTGCTGAATAGCCAAACCGAAGAAACAACTTCTATCGCTGTCGATGCTGTTCTCGTCAACCATGGCTATAAGCGTGATCAAACGCTGCTGCGTGAAAGTCAGCTAGACATCGACTTAAAGGATGGTTACTTTATTCAAGGGACACCAAATGGCGAGTCGAGTATCCCCGGCCTTTACGGTGCTGGCGATATTTTGAGTCATGAAGGCAAGCTCAACCTTATTGCGGGTGCCTACCAGGACGCGGTCAATGCGGTCAACTGCGCCAAACAATATTTAGATCCAGAAGCCAATCAACGTGGGCTTGTGTCGTCGCACAACCACATTTTCGCTGAGAAGAATAAAAAATATCTTTATGGTGCGCTGGCTGAATGA
- a CDS encoding ABC transporter ATP-binding protein — MDALNVDKIGVGYMNDLIIEDLSVAIPKNKMTTIIGPNGCGKSTLIKTIARILKTNYGAVFLEGKAIHSMDTKAVAKRMAILPQTAQAPEGLTVTELVSYGRFPYRKGIGSLTEKDYEQMNWAIEVTGLNDLKDRPVSELSGGQRQRVWIAMALAQGTDMLILDEPTTYLDLAHQLDILMLLQRLNKEEGKTIVMVLHDLNHASRFSDYMVAMREGKILTEGDPHAVMTQENLENVFQINADLAVCPYSTHPICLSYQLCKFA; from the coding sequence GTGGATGCTCTTAACGTAGATAAAATCGGTGTTGGCTACATGAATGATTTAATTATTGAGGATTTAAGTGTGGCGATCCCCAAAAATAAAATGACAACGATTATTGGGCCAAATGGTTGTGGAAAGTCTACTTTGATTAAAACCATTGCCCGTATATTGAAGACGAACTATGGCGCAGTGTTTCTTGAGGGGAAAGCGATTCATTCAATGGATACGAAAGCTGTAGCCAAGCGGATGGCGATCTTACCCCAAACCGCACAGGCGCCTGAGGGTTTAACCGTGACCGAATTGGTTTCATACGGACGCTTTCCGTATCGAAAAGGAATAGGATCGTTAACGGAAAAAGATTATGAACAAATGAACTGGGCGATAGAAGTGACGGGGTTGAATGATTTAAAGGATCGTCCCGTTTCTGAGCTTTCAGGCGGTCAGCGACAACGGGTGTGGATAGCCATGGCGCTCGCTCAAGGGACGGATATGCTGATATTGGATGAGCCGACGACGTATCTCGATTTAGCGCACCAATTAGATATCTTAATGTTGTTACAGCGCTTAAACAAAGAAGAAGGAAAAACCATTGTCATGGTGCTGCACGATTTAAACCATGCCTCCCGCTTTTCAGATTATATGGTGGCGATGAGGGAAGGAAAGATTTTAACAGAAGGCGATCCGCATGCTGTCATGACGCAAGAGAATCTTGAGAACGTCTTTCAGATCAATGCAGATTTAGCCGTTTGTCCGTATAGCACACATCCAATTTGCTTATCGTACCAACTTTGCAAGTTTGCCTAA
- a CDS encoding class I SAM-dependent methyltransferase encodes MAQHTRETFNRLANTYKMDVDEASHYNALYERPAMLAQLPNQIHQMSVLDAGCAAGWYSEQLSKRGADVTGIDVSPDMIKVAKARCGAHASFECCDLQEPLPFADSSFDLIVSSLTLHYIEDWGQVFQEFNRVLKKGGTFLYSVHHPFMDFTKFSGDSYFQTQPLTDTWTKPTITIDVDFYRRPMQDIVNDTNQIFYLEEMIEPQPVAKMNDVNERAYDYLMTHPHFLIIKASSKK; translated from the coding sequence ATGGCACAGCACACTCGAGAAACATTTAATCGGTTAGCCAATACATATAAAATGGATGTAGACGAGGCGAGTCATTACAATGCTTTATATGAACGTCCAGCGATGCTCGCCCAGCTCCCAAATCAGATCCATCAAATGAGCGTGCTCGATGCGGGCTGTGCTGCCGGTTGGTACTCGGAACAGTTGTCCAAGAGAGGGGCTGACGTCACAGGGATTGATGTCAGCCCCGACATGATCAAGGTTGCAAAAGCGCGCTGTGGAGCTCATGCGTCATTTGAATGTTGTGATCTTCAGGAGCCGTTACCTTTTGCCGACAGTTCATTTGATTTAATTGTCAGCTCGTTAACGCTTCATTATATCGAGGATTGGGGACAGGTGTTTCAAGAGTTTAACCGTGTGTTGAAAAAAGGGGGGACGTTCCTCTATTCTGTACATCATCCTTTCATGGACTTTACAAAATTTTCCGGAGACAGCTATTTTCAGACGCAGCCTTTAACAGATACGTGGACGAAGCCGACGATCACCATTGATGTAGATTTTTACAGAAGGCCGATGCAAGACATCGTGAACGATACCAACCAAATATTTTATTTAGAAGAAATGATAGAGCCGCAGCCAGTAGCGAAAATGAACGATGTGAACGAACGAGCGTATGATTACTTAATGACCCATCCGCATTTCTTGATCATCAAAGCGAGTTCAAAAAAATAA